CCACATATTGGCgaatcaaaaacaaacttcaccAAAAGCGGAAACTCTGGCTTCCTTTATTGTTAATACATCGCACACGTAGTGGCGTCTGTGAATCAAAAGTGTTGGACGCGTTCGGAAAGCAGAAAACCAATTGGCTAGTGGATTGCATTCGTCTCCTGTGACAAAAAACACGCTCTGGGTCAGAAAATTTAGATAAAGAAACTTTGACCGTGTGTAAATTTTGTTGGCTCGTACGATTGATATCCGTACTTCATTTGGCCACAAATCCGGTTTGAAGTTACCAAAAACGGGTACGGCTTAAAAAATGTAGGCTAAATAGCAAATGCTATTCATTTGTTCGGTAAATATAGCGTGTAATCAACTGGTCagcattgaaaagaaaaacagtaaGTGTGTGTGGCCACGGGCAGGAAAGTAAGCCCGTTTCGTTCGTTCTATCCCGTGATCCATAATTCGACAACAATGCTTAACGTAGGCACGGTCACGGTGGAAGCCCACTATtccaccaattacgttgaaaattATCTCGATTCGGTAGAAAATCTTCCCGACGATGTGCAGCGGCATCTGTCACGCATTCGCGAAATTGATGTCCTCTACCGGGGTCATCTGCGGGATGTAAATATGTACTGCGAGCAATGGAGCGTCAACCAGACCCAGGGAACTATAGCCGGAACGACGAAAACCAGTACGAATGAAGCACCATCATTGTCAACGGTGGCAACAACAGAACAGAGCAACGTTTTGAAACGGGCCACTTCTCGCATACAAAAAAGTCTTATCGCAGCACAGGAGCTGGGTGACGAAAAGCTACAAATCATCCAACAACTGCAAGACCTGATCGATCACAAAACACGCCAACTCGATCAAGATTTCATGAACCTTGGCAACGAGTTCTTCGTGCGGCTTGATTATGCCCGGGACGATAAAACAGATGGTGGTCGGGATGGAAATGGTACCAGCGTTATCGGTACCCTCGGTGGAGGCAGTAGCTCAAGCAACGGACCGGCCCAATACGGGGTGACAGGAAATGGAACCGCCAACGGACCGAATGCTTCCGGTGGATACGGCCTTAGTGGTGCTGGCAGTAACGGTGGCAACAGTGGACTCGGTTCCAATTCGCATATCATGCACACAAGCAATGGAACCAGTGGTAACGGAGTGGCGAACACACTGGGAGGAGGAAATGGGTCCGGCATGTATGGAGCAAACAACGGCAGCGGTTCATTGAGCAATGAGCGAAGTTCGAAACGTGCCCGTAGAACCCGAAATGACCAGACCGGTGGCTCTGCGAACGGCTCAAATACACCCAATTCGATGTGTGGTGTTAGCGCGATGGAGGTCGATCCGATCGAGGATGTGCTTGGCGGTAATAGTGGCGTAGGCAGCGGCGCTGGTGTAGTAACGGGTGGAAGTCCCGGTAACGCAGCGGGTGGAAACGGTGGTTCAACGGGTAGCGTTTCTATTTCCACCGGTGGCAACGGTGGACAAAGCGTAAGCGGAACAATGAAGCAAGAAGCTGGCATTGGTGGCACTGGGAATGGAAGCAACAGTGGTACGGGTGGATCAGGAAATAGCCATAATATCGTAAGTGCACCAGGGTCCGGATCCGGCCAGAACTTATCAGCAGGAGGCAACAATGGTTCTAAGAATGGTAGCAACGGTGGAAACGGTGGTACCAACAGCTCCAGCAGCGCTTCCGGCAGCAGTGGAAATAATGGTAATGGCAACGGCGGCAATTCTGGCGGTGGCGCCGGAAGTAGCAATTCGCAGCTCAACAATTCCAACCAGGGTGCTAGTGGcagcagtggtggtggtggtggtgggaaaaAGGGCAACGGAAGCGGTAACAACACTGCTAGCGGTAGTGGTACCAGTGGTGCAAACGCgggcaagaagaaaaaacgcaaaacaggAGGTCGGGGATCGCATGCAACCCGTGAAGCCCGGGAAGATACGCCGGCGGCCGAGGAAACGATCGATCCGGACGAACCGACATACTGTCTGTGTGATCAGGTGGGTTCTATTGTGAAAACCTCACACACGTCAGCCGCTAACGtccgtatgttttttttttactttcattttcaGATTTCATTCGGCGAAATGATCCTCTGTGATAATGATCTCTGCCCGATAGAGTGGTTCCACTTTAGCTGCGTTTCGCTTATCTCGAAACCGAAGGGTCGCTGGTTCTGCCCGAACTGTCGCGGCGATCGACCGAACGTGATGAAACCGAAGGCACAATTCCTCAAAGAGCTCGAGCGCTACAATaaggaaaaggaagagaaaacaTAAAGTGATCCCTAGCCCTGTGCAAGGTAGTTAAAAGAGGCAGTAGCAGATAGCATTTGCTTAGCACAGACCGAGTATATAACATCCTACGCTCGCCAGAACGTATTTTCAAGAAGAATGTAAAAGCAACAATGAATGGAAGAGTGGTCACTTGTTGCGGTATTTTTAGATTATAAGCTTTTCTCTCATTTCTAATCGAAAACGTCTCACAAATGAAGAAGGAAGTTAAGGTTGGTTTAGTTCGAGGCGCTACTAGCGATGTAATTTACtgcgtttttatttacttcttgttttacttttgtttgcatGTAATGTCTGCGTTACGCTTCCTTGAAGGAATCAAATAAATTAGGCGAGACAGTTTCAGGAGGGAAGTAACAAGAGAACGTTCTACGATTAGTAACACCCAACCGCAGTACACACTATATTTATGATCAGGACTCCTGCAGTAAGATTTTAGAAGCAACAAGATTGAAAGTAAGGACTTTTTTGAAAgatgattaaaacaaaacaataatcgtCAGAttacaaacaagaaaaaaaaacatagcacCACGAGCGTATCGATTAAAGACTAACATCCGATGAAGGGTCAACTCAAAATGCCGACAAATTACGACCCTCGTGTGCCGTAAAATTTGTAATAACGCTTCTCGCTTAGGAACGGAGAGTGAACCGATCTGGAAGCACATTAAGTGCTCACTTTTCGCTTAATTAATAATGAATGTATGTTGGTCCCTCGTACCATGCCCACCAGACGGCaaatgtttatttacttttcgaTGCGTCTGTCCgtcaacaaaacagcaacggAGCGTCAGTTCGGGCGGGTTATGACCGAACCGTTTGGGCACGTTCCTTGTTTGTTGTACGGTgaaaaacgaagaaacatAACGGTTGTTACCTGATTTGAGGTTTGCATTTAGCCCGGGAAGGTTCTTTGCGTGAGAAGggtgaatggaaaaaaaaatgttttgaaaagcTGTTAATCGTACATTTTGCGCTCTCACCACCATTTTGCGCAGCCTGCCAATTAGTGGTGACAAACGATTCGGTAGCTTACGAACCATTAAGCCATCCCCGGAGGTAATCTGGATTGAATTAATTTCTATGacaaaattatgctttaattGATAGCAAAAGTTTGCACAATAGTAGTAGCGCCGTGTTACAAATTcatacaacaaataaaaccgaGACGTTAGTGTTACAATGCGTAACATGCGACAGTGTTATACAAACTGCAAACAGTGTAGTGTACCTCtaaaaagatgtttttttcaattctgtTTTGCGCTTGGTATTAAAACCGGACCATTCATGGACGTCGTTCTATATTGTTGCGGATGCAAAATCGACCCACAAAACCTGTTGTTGGGCTTCAATTGCATGTGTCCACGTGCATGGAGGCGAACAGACACAGGATTTTAAGACCGTCGTCTTCAGCGGTTCGACCCAGGTTGACCTATTTAATGCATATAGGCGCAAGTGGTTCGATACAAGGGGAAACGATAATCGCAGAAAGATCGATCGTTTAAACGCAACCCCTTTGGATGACCTCAACCGAGGGATAGGCATTCTTTCGGCAAGTCATTCTACATCTCTTCTATctataaaaagaaaagaaatgagCTTTTCATTCCGAGCTTTCTCTGCGGCAGCTTTCTTGATACAACTGATCCGAGTGATCGTACGCGCGTATTGCGTACGGGGGTTTGTTGCTCTCTTCTGCTCTTCGTGTCTTCGAGCTTGCTGCTGAGTGGggctcatgtttttttttttatgttgctgcaAAGAAAGTCGTGACGCGAGAGCGTGGGCAACACTGCACGGGTGGGGCAGAAATGCAACCCGAATGTGCCGTGCCGTGTGGACCAAGTGGAACGATCGGTGCTTGCCAACAGTCCAACAGCGTCGCTGGGCGCGTTCGGCGgacgttcggttcggttgctcGCCAGTTGTGTCAGCTCCCGTCCCGGTTGCTCATCTCATCCTTTTTGTGCTGGCTCGCGGTGACTTCCCGCGGAACCCTCGCGAGAGGGAATCGCGCAAAAC
The Anopheles moucheti chromosome 2, idAnoMoucSN_F20_07, whole genome shotgun sequence genome window above contains:
- the LOC128309731 gene encoding uncharacterized transmembrane protein DDB_G0289901, with the translated sequence MLNVGTVTVEAHYSTNYVENYLDSVENLPDDVQRHLSRIREIDVLYRGHLRDVNMYCEQWSVNQTQGTIAGTTKTSTNEAPSLSTVATTEQSNVLKRATSRIQKSLIAAQELGDEKLQIIQQLQDLIDHKTRQLDQDFMNLGNEFFVRLDYARDDKTDGGRDGNGTSVIGTLGGGSSSSNGPAQYGVTGNGTANGPNASGGYGLSGAGSNGGNSGLGSNSHIMHTSNGTSGNGVANTLGGGNGSGMYGANNGSGSLSNERSSKRARRTRNDQTGGSANGSNTPNSMCGVSAMEVDPIEDVLGGNSGVGSGAGVVTGGSPGNAAGGNGGSTGSVSISTGGNGGQSVSGTMKQEAGIGGTGNGSNSGTGGSGNSHNIVSAPGSGSGQNLSAGGNNGSKNGSNGGNGGTNSSSSASGSSGNNGNGNGGNSGGGAGSSNSQLNNSNQGASGSSGGGGGGKKGNGSGNNTASGSGTSGANAGKKKKRKTGGRGSHATREAREDTPAAEETIDPDEPTYCLCDQISFGEMILCDNDLCPIEWFHFSCVSLISKPKGRWFCPNCRGDRPNVMKPKAQFLKELERYNKEKEEKT